The Neovison vison isolate M4711 chromosome 13, ASM_NN_V1, whole genome shotgun sequence genome includes a region encoding these proteins:
- the RPUSD2 gene encoding RNA pseudouridylate synthase domain-containing protein 2 isoform X2: protein MWPGGCRWLPVLLQGYLNLGRLTSARTWGSCWGPMAETFSTGAEAASGLRAPVQQNGDAGGDTRGERTSGSPKPVDAGVEPPQEVGKPTPVSEEQAPVAPSGPGKRKKRRDATRERVVPPPKKRRSGVSFSDEHFAETSYYFEGGLRKVRPYYFDFRTYCKGRWVGHSLLHVFSTEFRAQPLAYYEAAVREGRLHLNEERDNDFLRNRVHRHEPPVTAEPVRLLAENEDVVVVDKPSSIPVHPCGRFRHNTVIFILGKEHQLKELHPLHRLDRLTSGVLMFAKTAAVSERIHEQVRDRQLEKEYVCRVEGEFPAEEVTCKEPILVVSYKVGVCRVDARGKPCETVFQRLSYNGHSSVVRCRPLTGRTHQIRVHLQFLGHPILNDPIYNSVAWGPSRGRGGYIPKTDEELLRDLVAEHQAKQSLDVLDLCEGDLSPGLIGSTAPSSELGKDHLGELAASAQKMDGAVEAAPQVLDTMALAPEKAAETDVVNQEIDPLCEECRLVRQDPLPQDLVMFLHALRYKGPGFEYLSPMPAWAQDDWQED, encoded by the exons ATGTGGCCGGGCGGGTGCCGCTGGCTCCCAGTTCTTCTACAAGGGTACCTCAACCTCGGGCGCCTCACCTCTGCCAGGACTTGGGGTAGTTGTTGGGGTCCGATGGCGGAAACATTCTCGACTGGGGCCGAGGCAGCGAGTGGGCTGAGGGCTCCGGTTCAACAAAACGGAGACGCAGGTGGCGACACAAGGGGTGAGCGGACCTCCGGGAGTCCGAAGCCTGTGGACGCGGGAGTGGAGCCGCCCCAGGAGGTCGGGAAGCCGACCCCAGTGAGCGAGGAGCAGGCCCCGGTTGCCCCTTCGGGTCCAGGCAAGCGTAAGAAGCGACGGGACGCCACCAGGGAGCGCGTCGTGCCACCCCCGAAAAAGCGGCGGTCAGGGGTGAGCTTCAGCGATGAGCATTTTGCAGAGACCAGCTACTACTTCGAAGGCGGCCTGCGCAAAGTACGGCCTTATTACTTTGACTTTCGGACCTACTGCAAGGGCCGCTGGGTGGGCCACAGCTTGCTCCACGTCTTCAGCACCGAATTCCGAGCCCAGCCCCTGGCCTACTATGAGGCCGCAGTCCGGGAAGGGCGCCTGCATCTCAACGAGGAGCGG GATAATGACTTCTTGAGGAACCGGGTACACAGGCATGAGCCACCAGTCACAGCAGAGCCTGTCCGCCTGCTTGCTGAGAATGAGGATGTGGTGGTTGTAGACAAGCCTTCTTCCATTCCTGTCCACCCTTGTGGCCGGTTCCGACATAACACTGTCATCTTCATCCTGGGCAAGGAGCACCAACTCAAAGAGCTACACCCATTGCATAGGCTCGACCGCCTTACCTCGGGGGTCCTCATGTTTGCCAAGACAGCGGCTGTCTCAGAGAGGATTCATGAGCAAGTTCGGGACCGGCAG CTGGAGAAGGAGTACGTGTGCCGGGTAGAGGGGGAGTTCCCCGCTGAGGAAGTGACCTGCAAGGAGCCCATCTTGGTGGTATCTTACAAGGTAGGGGTGTGCCGCGTAGATGCTCGGGGCAAGCCCTGTGAGACAGTGTTCCAGAGACTGAGCTACAACGGCCACTCCAGTGTGGTGCGGTGCCGGCCCCTCACAGGCCGCACTCACCAGATCCGAGTTCACCTCCAGTTCCTGGGCCACCCCATCCTCAATGACCCCATCTACAACTCAGTTGCGTGGGGCCCCTCTCGGGGCCGGGGCGGCTACATTCCCAAGACAGATGAGGAACTGCTTCGCGACCTTGTGGCAGAGCACCAGGCCAAACAGAGCCTGGATGTGCTAGATCTCTGTGAGGGCGATCTGTCCCCAGGACTCATAGGCTCTACAGCTCCCTCCTCAGAGCTGGGCAAGGACCACCTAGGAGAGTTGGCTGCATCTGCCCAGAAGATGGATGGAGCAGTTGAGGCAGCTCCTCAGGTCCTGGACACAATGGCCTTGGCACCAGAAAAGGCAGCTGAAACAGATGTTGTGAATCAAGAGATAGACCCTCTCTGCGAAGAGTGCCGGCTGGTGCGCCAGGACCCCTTGCCCCAGGACCTTGTGATGTTCCTGCATGCTCTGCGCTATAAAGGGCCAGGGTTTGAATACCTTTCACCGATGCCTGCCTGGGCACAGGATGATTGGCAAGAAGACTGA
- the RPUSD2 gene encoding RNA pseudouridylate synthase domain-containing protein 2 isoform X1 produces MWPGGCRWLPVLLQGYLNLGRLTSARTWGSCWGPMAETFSTGAEAASGLRAPVQQNGDAGGDTRGERTSGSPKPVDAGVEPPQEVGKPTPVSEEQAPVAPSGPGKRKKRRDATRERVVPPPKKRRSGVSFSDEHFAETSYYFEGGLRKVRPYYFDFRTYCKGRWVGHSLLHVFSTEFRAQPLAYYEAAVREGRLHLNEERVQDLSIVLKDNDFLRNRVHRHEPPVTAEPVRLLAENEDVVVVDKPSSIPVHPCGRFRHNTVIFILGKEHQLKELHPLHRLDRLTSGVLMFAKTAAVSERIHEQVRDRQLEKEYVCRVEGEFPAEEVTCKEPILVVSYKVGVCRVDARGKPCETVFQRLSYNGHSSVVRCRPLTGRTHQIRVHLQFLGHPILNDPIYNSVAWGPSRGRGGYIPKTDEELLRDLVAEHQAKQSLDVLDLCEGDLSPGLIGSTAPSSELGKDHLGELAASAQKMDGAVEAAPQVLDTMALAPEKAAETDVVNQEIDPLCEECRLVRQDPLPQDLVMFLHALRYKGPGFEYLSPMPAWAQDDWQED; encoded by the exons ATGTGGCCGGGCGGGTGCCGCTGGCTCCCAGTTCTTCTACAAGGGTACCTCAACCTCGGGCGCCTCACCTCTGCCAGGACTTGGGGTAGTTGTTGGGGTCCGATGGCGGAAACATTCTCGACTGGGGCCGAGGCAGCGAGTGGGCTGAGGGCTCCGGTTCAACAAAACGGAGACGCAGGTGGCGACACAAGGGGTGAGCGGACCTCCGGGAGTCCGAAGCCTGTGGACGCGGGAGTGGAGCCGCCCCAGGAGGTCGGGAAGCCGACCCCAGTGAGCGAGGAGCAGGCCCCGGTTGCCCCTTCGGGTCCAGGCAAGCGTAAGAAGCGACGGGACGCCACCAGGGAGCGCGTCGTGCCACCCCCGAAAAAGCGGCGGTCAGGGGTGAGCTTCAGCGATGAGCATTTTGCAGAGACCAGCTACTACTTCGAAGGCGGCCTGCGCAAAGTACGGCCTTATTACTTTGACTTTCGGACCTACTGCAAGGGCCGCTGGGTGGGCCACAGCTTGCTCCACGTCTTCAGCACCGAATTCCGAGCCCAGCCCCTGGCCTACTATGAGGCCGCAGTCCGGGAAGGGCGCCTGCATCTCAACGAGGAGCGGGTACAGGACCTCAGTATTGTGCTCAAG GATAATGACTTCTTGAGGAACCGGGTACACAGGCATGAGCCACCAGTCACAGCAGAGCCTGTCCGCCTGCTTGCTGAGAATGAGGATGTGGTGGTTGTAGACAAGCCTTCTTCCATTCCTGTCCACCCTTGTGGCCGGTTCCGACATAACACTGTCATCTTCATCCTGGGCAAGGAGCACCAACTCAAAGAGCTACACCCATTGCATAGGCTCGACCGCCTTACCTCGGGGGTCCTCATGTTTGCCAAGACAGCGGCTGTCTCAGAGAGGATTCATGAGCAAGTTCGGGACCGGCAG CTGGAGAAGGAGTACGTGTGCCGGGTAGAGGGGGAGTTCCCCGCTGAGGAAGTGACCTGCAAGGAGCCCATCTTGGTGGTATCTTACAAGGTAGGGGTGTGCCGCGTAGATGCTCGGGGCAAGCCCTGTGAGACAGTGTTCCAGAGACTGAGCTACAACGGCCACTCCAGTGTGGTGCGGTGCCGGCCCCTCACAGGCCGCACTCACCAGATCCGAGTTCACCTCCAGTTCCTGGGCCACCCCATCCTCAATGACCCCATCTACAACTCAGTTGCGTGGGGCCCCTCTCGGGGCCGGGGCGGCTACATTCCCAAGACAGATGAGGAACTGCTTCGCGACCTTGTGGCAGAGCACCAGGCCAAACAGAGCCTGGATGTGCTAGATCTCTGTGAGGGCGATCTGTCCCCAGGACTCATAGGCTCTACAGCTCCCTCCTCAGAGCTGGGCAAGGACCACCTAGGAGAGTTGGCTGCATCTGCCCAGAAGATGGATGGAGCAGTTGAGGCAGCTCCTCAGGTCCTGGACACAATGGCCTTGGCACCAGAAAAGGCAGCTGAAACAGATGTTGTGAATCAAGAGATAGACCCTCTCTGCGAAGAGTGCCGGCTGGTGCGCCAGGACCCCTTGCCCCAGGACCTTGTGATGTTCCTGCATGCTCTGCGCTATAAAGGGCCAGGGTTTGAATACCTTTCACCGATGCCTGCCTGGGCACAGGATGATTGGCAAGAAGACTGA
- the CCDC32 gene encoding coiled-coil domain-containing protein 32 isoform X1: MKMFENIDSTATRSGPDLWAEICSCLPNPDQEDGASNAFSDSFMDSYPAGTGQREAPEFAVQPATKPWAPLQDSEAYLATLEKKLKRIKGLNQEVTSKDMLRTLAQAKKECWDRFLQEKLASEFFVDGLDSDESTLEHFKRWLQPDKVAISTEEVQYLIPPESQVEKPAAGDKPAAAEQ, encoded by the exons ATGAAAATGTTTGAGAACATTGACTCTACAGCCACAAGATCTGGCCCTGATCTTTGGGCTGAAATCTGTTCCTGTCTACCAAATCCTGACCAAGAAGATGGTGCCAGCAATGCTTTCTCAGACTCCTTTATGGATTCTTACCCTGCAGGCACAGGCCAAAGGGAGGCCCCAGAGTTTGCTGTTCAGCCGGCTACAAAGCCTTGGGCTCCCTTGCAGGATTCAGAAGCGTATTTAGCAACTCTAG AGAAGAAGCTGAAAAGAATCAAAGGTTTAAATCAGGAAGTGACTTCCAAGGACATGCTTCGAACCTTGGCCCAAGCCAAGAAGGAATGCTGGGATCGGTTCCTGCAGGAGAAGTTAGCATCAGAATTCTTTGTGGATGGACTTGATTCTGATGAGAG caCCTTGGAACATTTCAAGAGGTGGCTCCAGCCAGATAAAGTAGCCATCAGTACAGAGGAGGTCCAGTATCTGATTCCTCCAGAGTCCCAGGTTGAGAAGCCAGCGGCTGGGGACAAGCCAGCAGCAGCGGAACAataa
- the CCDC32 gene encoding coiled-coil domain-containing protein 32 isoform X2 has protein sequence MKMFENIDSTATRSGPDLWAEICSCLPNPDQEDGASNAFSDSFMDSYPAGTGQREAPEFAVQPATKPWAPLQDSEAYLATLEKKLKRIKGLNQEVTSKDMLRTLAQAKKECWDRFLQEKLASEFFVDGLDSDER, from the exons ATGAAAATGTTTGAGAACATTGACTCTACAGCCACAAGATCTGGCCCTGATCTTTGGGCTGAAATCTGTTCCTGTCTACCAAATCCTGACCAAGAAGATGGTGCCAGCAATGCTTTCTCAGACTCCTTTATGGATTCTTACCCTGCAGGCACAGGCCAAAGGGAGGCCCCAGAGTTTGCTGTTCAGCCGGCTACAAAGCCTTGGGCTCCCTTGCAGGATTCAGAAGCGTATTTAGCAACTCTAG AGAAGAAGCTGAAAAGAATCAAAGGTTTAAATCAGGAAGTGACTTCCAAGGACATGCTTCGAACCTTGGCCCAAGCCAAGAAGGAATGCTGGGATCGGTTCCTGCAGGAGAAGTTAGCATCAGAATTCTTTGTGGATGGACTTGATTCTGATGAGAGGTAA